The Leucobacter viscericola sequence AGGGGCGAAGTGCTTCGGCAATGAGGTTGACAATGGCGGGGCAGATTCGGTCTCCGTGAGTGCCACAACGAGCAAGCCGGTTGTGGTGACTTCAGGATCACCGGAGCAGATGCAGCAACTGCAGATAACGGTGGTGAACACCTTCAAGTGCAATGCAAAGAGCTGCCCGAAGTCAGGCGGTGTCGACACAACCGGCTCAGGGGTTGGCTTGATGCCTGGTCTTGCACTTACCGGTTCTCAACTGTGGGGGTATGGATTACTTGCTGCAGCTTTGATTGCGTTGGGGATTCTGCTGAGCGGGTCGCGTCTGCTGAGGCGGCGCCGTGATGCCTAGCCGAACGAGGTAAATCGGGATCGGTGCAGTGCACGCGTGACTAGCGTGCACTGCCCCGAATCACTAGGCTAAGAGGGCAATCCACGGGAGTCCCTGCGCGAGGGGCTGAGAGGGAGCACGCGAGCTCCGACCGTTCAACCTGATCTGGTTCATACCAGCGGAGGAAGGAACTCTCAATGACGCATATCCACGCGCGCGCTCGTCGCGCCATGTTCGCCCCAATCGTCTTTGTCGCAGCGGTCAGTCTTGCACTGAGCGGGTGCTCGACTGATTCTCAGGCGGGGGCCACGGAGAAAGACTCCAAGAAGGTCACCCTCGTGGTGCACGACTCGTTTCCGAACAAGGAGTTTGCAGCCGCGGCGAGCAAAGCGACCGGCTACGACGTCAAGGTCATTTCGGCTGGTGACGGCGGTGAGCTCACTAACAAACTGGTGCTCACAAAGGGGGCACCGATTGCGGACGCCTTTTTTGGTGTCGACAACACCTTTGCTTCGCGGGTCGTAGACAACGATGTGGTGGAGGCCTATGTTCCCGCTGGTCTGCCCAAGAGCGCTGCCGACTACGCCTTCGACAACAAGGGATCGCTTACCCCGGTAGATGTCGGTGCAACGTGCATCAACATCGACACAGGGTGGTTTAAGGATCGCGGGATCGCTGAGCCACAGAACTACGAAGACCTCACCGCGCCCAAGTACCGGGACCTCACGGTGCTGCTTGATCCGACTGCCTCCTCAACCGGTGCTTCTTTTCTTACCGGCACGGTCTCCGAGTTTGGTGAGGACGGATTCGCTGACTACTGGCAGAAGCTCGTCGACAACGGTGCGAGGATCGAGCAGGGCTGGACCGAGGCTTACAACGGACAGTTCACAAAGGGTGGAGGCGATGGTACAAAGCCCATCGTTGTCTCTTACAGCTCTTCGCCCGCCTTCACGACAAACGATGATGGCACCGCAACAACCACAAAAGCCTTGCTCGACACCTGCTCCAATCAGATCGAGTATGCGGGAGTGCTTGCCGGTGCAACGAACCAGGCCGGTGCAAAGGCGGTGCTCGACTACCTAGTGTCGAGCGAGTTCCAAGAGACCATCCCCGACGCTATGTATATGTATCCGATGGATGCTGAGGTCAAGCTCCCCGCGAACTGGGCGGAGTTTGCACCGATGCCGACCAAGGGCCAACTGCACGACCTGCCCAGCGCCAAGATTGAGCAGGGCCGTGAGGGATGGCTGCGCACACTCAGTGACAAGATCGGCCTCTAACCACTCGCTGCATGTCGGGCGGTGGCTCGGGTGGACGCTCGCCACCCTGCTGCCGCTCGGCTTCATCCTGCTGTTTTTTGTGTGGCCGGTGGTCTCGCTGGTCGCAACGGGACTCACGAATGATGGCCAGCTCGACCTGAGTGGGATTCCGGAAGTATTTGGAGATGCTCGCACCTGGCAGGTGATTGGGCAAACGATTCTGCAGGCAGTGGGATCCACCGTCATCTCACTCTTGCTCGGTCTGCCTGCTGCATATGTGTTGTACCGGCTTGATTTCCCCGGACGAGCCTTCCTGCGAGGATTTCTTACCGTGCCGTTTGTGCTGCCAACGGTTGTTGTTGGTACGGCGTTCACGGCTCTGCTCGGGCCGGGAGGCCCGCTTGAGTGGCTCGGCCTCGATCGCAGCTTTGTCGCCATCATTATTGCGCTCGCCTTCTTCAACGTCACCGTTGTTGCGCGCACCGTCGGTGGGTTTTGGGCCAGGCTCGACGATAGCGCTGCCATGGCCGCGCGGGTGATGGGTGCGGGGCGCGTGCGTGCTTGGCTTACCGTTACGTTCCCGGCACTTGTTCCAGCGCTCGCCTCGGCGGCAGCGTTGGTGTTCCTCTTTAGTTCGACATCGTTTGGGATCGTGTTGATCCTCGGTGGTCGCGAGTTTGCCAACGTGGAGACAGAGATCTATCGGCTCACCGTGCAGTTTCTTGATCTGCGCTCGGCGGCAGTGCTTTCGCTGGCGCAATTCGTCATTGTTGGGCTTGCGCTTACGGTTTCTGCCCGACTGCGCAGCTCGGGGGAGCGCGCGGTTGAACTGCGCGCCGAGGCGCCACAGGGGCAGCGGGAAAAACGGCCGGGGATCGCGGATCTGCCAGCACTCGTGATGTTTGGTGCGACGGTGCTGATCCTGCACGCGCTTCCGATCCTGACCCTGCTGGGGCGATCTTTGCGGGCGGCGGACGGCTCCTGGAGCTTCGGCAACTACGCGGCACTGTTTTCTTCTGCTGATTTGCCGATTGAGGGCACCGTGCTTGAATCGATTTGGTTGTCGCTGCGAATCTCGTGCGTGGCGGCGGCGATTGCGATGTTCCTGGGGGTGCTGATCGCGTTGGTGCTGTCGCGCCGACCCGGTTCGGACGTGCTGCGCCGAGGCATGTCCCTCTTTGACGGCCTTGTGATGCTGCCGCTCGGTGTCTCCGCTGTGACACTCGGCTTCGGATTGCTGCTCACCATGAACAAACCGCTCGGGATCGGCTTCGATCTGCGCACCTCCGTTGCGCTCATTCCGATCGCGCAGGCGCTCGTTGCCTTGCCACTCGTGGTGCGTACGCTGCTACCGGTGCTGCGATCGATCGATCAGCGGTTGAGATTTGCCGCGACCTCGCTTGGTGCCTCTCCGCTCGCAGTATTGCGAACAATAGACCTGCCGATGGTTGGCCGCTCGGCAGGCCTTGCACTCGGATTTGCGTTTGCGGCCTCGCTCGGTGAGTTTGGGGCGACCTCGTTTCTGGTGCGCCCGGGGGAACAGACGCTGCCCGTGGTGATCGCTCAGTTAATTGGGCACCAGGCGCCCGGCAGCTACGGGGCTGGATTGGCCGGTGCCGTTGTGCTGGGTGCGCTCACCGCTGCGGTGATGTTGGTGGCGGATCGGCTGCGGGCAGACCGCATTGGATCCGAATTTCGGGGAGAGTTTTAGTGTTTGGTGAACTGGTGTCTGAGCTCGTGACGGCCGATGTTGTGCTCATTGACGGTCGTTCGGGATCGGGCAAGACTTCTCTGGCCGAGAAGCTTGTTGGCCGGCTGGGGGCGCTTGGGCGCCGCGTGCAGGTGCTGCGGGTGGAAGACCTGTACCCGGGCTGGGACGGGCTCGCCGAGGGATCCCGCGCTGTTGCTGAGGCGCTCGCTGCCGGGCGGTACCGTCGTTACGACTGGGAGCTTGGCGCGTTTGCGGAGTGGGTAACGATAAACGAAACAACCCCTCTCATTATTGAGGGCTGCGGCGCGATCACCCGAGAGAACCTCGCCGCCGCTGAAGGCTGGGCGGTACGGGAGAACGTAGGGAACGTTCGCAGCGTGTGGATCGAGTGCCCCACAGAGCTGCGGCGATCCCGAGCCCTCGCCCGCGACGGCAAGATGTTCGCGCCCCACTGGGATCGCTGGGCGGCTCAAGAGGAGGCCCTCTTCTCTAAAACTCGCCCCGACTTACTTGCCGAGCTTGCGTTTCAATGCCGAGAGTGCGGCTCCGAGACGCATTCTCGACGCTGAAACGCACTCTCGCCGATATTTCAGGCCAGATCTGGAAGGCTGGCCGGGAACGGATCCACACACCCGGTGAGTGCGCCCTTGTAGTATCGGCCCGCTGCAATACTTATCGCGTGGATACTGATGAGCGGCGTTTTCGAAACCTGCCCAAGGCATTTGCTTCGCTTTTAGGACTCGCGGTTATCGGCGGTGTAATCGCGTGGGGAGTTCCGGCAACCGCCCCACTGTTTCCCGCGGCAAAATTGGCCTCTTGTACGGTAATCGATCAGAAGGGAAATAGCGGAAAGAGAAGCCTGATTCCGACGATGTACACGGATTGCGGTTCTTTTCAGCGAGCGGGGACTGTTTCTTGCACGACTAACCCCGCTAAAGAGGTGCGGCTGGGCAATTACCACACCTATGACCTGATTGTACGAGGCCCTCAGATTCCCATCCTGATGGTGCCGAAAATTATGTCTGCGGGCTTGTCGAAAGAGCAGAGGGTTGAGATTCCCGCGGAGCCAAGCGTCGAGGGTCTCACTGGGCTGAACTCTGAATACATCAGGGGCTTGAGCAGCTCAAAAGATAGGGAGATGAAAGCGAGTGAGAAACTTCGGGAGCAATGGTCTCCCGAGAAACTTCGAGCGTTTGACTACGAGCAGCCGCCGTATGATCCGGACTGTGATGCTTCGTTATTCGTGATGACCTCGCGAGGCTTGATGGAGTCGTGGCCAGCCCGGGCGGAGCAGCTGTTGCAAGTGCCCGAAGGAGTGACACCGCGCGACCCCAAGCTGCCGTGCGAGGGGTATCAGTGCAGTGCTCCGTGAGCGGGTCACCAAGGAATGTAGACTAGCCGGGTGCTGAAACTCGCTGTGTTGATCTCCGGTGGCGGTAGCAACCTCCAAGCACTGCTTGAGGCAGCCGCCGATCCCGACTATCCGGCGCAAATTGTGTGTGTCGGATCGGACACCGATGCTCCGGGGCTTGAACACGCTCGCGCAGCCGGCATTCCCACCTTCATCGTGCGCCCGAAAGATTCCGAGAACCGTGAAGAATGGGGTCAGTTGCTTGCTACGGCGATCCAAGAACACGGCGTCGGAACGGGGCCCGAGCCCGGGCTGGTCGTGAGTGCAGGGCTCATGCGGATCCTGCCCGCCGGGTTTGTGCGCGAGTTCTCGCCGAATCTCATCAACACTCATCCCGCGCTTCTGCCGCTCTTCCCGGGCGCTCACGCCGTGCGAGACGCGCTCGCCGCGGGGGCAACAGAAACGGGCGTCACCGTCCACGTGATCGACGAGGGTGTCGATACCGGGCCCGTGCTTCGCCAAGCACGCGTCGAGGTGCTGCCCGAAGAATCCGAAGCCGAGCTGCACGAGCGCATCAAGCAGCTCGAACGCCCGCTTCTCGTGCGCACGGTGCGCGACATTGCCCTGGGCACCCTCAACCTTCCCTAGAACACCACCAGGTTTCACCACCCACCTCAAAGGAGTCCGCTACATGGCAGTCCAGAGCCACGATCCCAGCCTCTACACCCATCGAGATCAGATCCCGGTTCGCCGCGCGCTCATCTCTGTGAGCGACAAGACTCGCCTGCTTGAACTGGCGGGAGCGCTCGCAGAAGCGGGCGTCGAAATGGTGTCCACTGGCTCCACCGCCGCGACAATTCGTGATGCTGGCCACTCAGTGACCGACGTTGCGGAGGTTACGGGCTTCGCTGAGGCGCTCGATGGCCGCGTGAAAACGCTGCACCCCGCAGTGCACTCGGGGCTGCTGGCAGATCTGCGCCTCGCGGATCATCGCGAGCAGCTCGACCAGCTTGGGTTCGCTCCGTTTGAGCTTGTGGTCGTCAACCTGTACCCCTTCGAGGAGACGGTGGAGTCGGGCAAACCCGCCGCCGACATCATCGAAAACATCGACATTGGTGGCCCCGCGATGGTGCGCGCCACGGCTAAGAACCACGCCAACGCGGCAATCGTGGTGGATCCGGGCCGTTACGACGAGGTCATCGAGGCTGTGCAGGCCGGGGGAACCACACTGGCGCTGCGTCGTTCGCTCGCAACCGAGGCCTTCATGCACACCGCAAACTACGACGGTGCGGTTGCAAATTGGTTCCTCGATCAAGAGGATGCCACCTGGAGTGATGCCCCGGCCGCCGAGGCCGACGACGAGGCAGAGGCAGAACTCTCAATCGACATGATTTTCGAGGCTCCCAGTGACGCCTCACCTAGCGACTCAACAATCGGCTATGAAATGCTTGGCATGCGTGAGGCCGTGCTGCGCTACGGCGAGAACAGCCACCAGCGCGCCGCACTTTTCACCGAGCTTCAGGGAGCCGGCATCGCCCAGGCCACCCAGCTGCACGGCAAAGAGATGTCGTACAACAACTACGTCGACGCTGACGCCGCGGTGCGCGCAGCCTACGACCACGAGCGGCCCGCGGTTGCAATCATCAAGCACGCGAACCCCTGCGGAATCGCCGTGGCTCCTGAGGGGGCGGCTGATCCCATCGCAGCGGCGCACGAGCTCGCTCACGCCTGCGACCCCGTCTCCGCCTTCGGTGGTGTGATTGCGGCCAACCGCACCGTGACCGCTCAAATGGCTCAGACCGTCTCAGAGATCTTCACCGAGGTAGTGGTTGCTCCCGACTTCGAGCCGGACGCGCTCGCGATCCTCACCCAGAAGAAGAACGTGCGGTTGCTCGTGCTGCCCGTGGACTTCGAGCAGAACCCGATCGAGCTGCGTCAGGTCTCGGGCGGATTTTTGGTGCAGGACGCAGATCGGTCCTTTGCGCCCGCAGCCGAGTGGCAGCTTGCGGCGGGGGAGCCGGCCGATGCTGAGACCCTTGCCGAGCTGGAATTTGCGTGGCGAGCCTGCCGCGCAGTGAAGTCGAACGGGATCCTGCTCACCAACAACGGCGCATCGGTTGGTGTTGGTATGGGCCAGGTGAACCGGGTCGACTCCTGCCGCCTCGCTGTTGAGCGCGCGGGCGACCGCACAAGGGGCGCAGTTGCAGCCTCTGACGCGTTCTTCCCGTTTGCTGACGGCCTGCAGGTGCTGCTCGACGCTGGCGTGCGGGCCGTGGTGCAGCCGGGTGGTTCAGTTCGGGATCCCGAAGTGATTGAGGCCGCCACCGCTGCCGGAGTCACCATGTATTTCACCGGTGAGCGGCACTTCTTCCACTAGGACGCGTTTGGTCGTAATGCTGCATCGCAGACCTCGACCGTAAATATAGGAGAGAATGGTCCCATGGAAATTGTCAAGGGGATTTTAGTTGTACTGCACATCATCGGGTTCGGTGTGGTGCTTGGCGGAACGTTGGCTCAGCTGCCCGCCGTGAAGCTTGGCAAGGCTCGCATTCTGCCGGGTGTGCTGCACGGCGCATCGCTGCTGTTTGCGACCGGACTGCTGCTGGTTGGCACGATCTACATGATGGGCGGTCAGCCGAACAACATGAAGATCGGCGTGAAGCTGCTCGTGCTGATCGGCATCATTGTGCTGATCCTCATGAACCGCAAGAAGGAAAACGTTTCGGCGGGTGTGCTCGGGGCGATCGCTGGGCTCTCAATCGTGAACGTCTGCCTGGCGGTTCTCTGGAACTAGCCTCACTTACGAGAAACGCAAGAGGGTGCCGATTTCGGCGCCCTCTTCGTTTTTTATGACGAGTTTGTCGCCGGAGATCGTCGCCTCGTGAGCTGTTTCTAGCCAGGTGTCGACACCCTCGCAGAACATTCGCGTGGACCGCATCGCCCCAAGATCAATGGTGCCGTCCTTGGCCTCGGTAAACGAGCCACCAACGGTGTTACAACCGTCGGTGCCCGTGTACTCACCGTTTGCCGTGAACTCGAGCGACGGGGAGCCCTTGGCCTTCGGGTCACCCCAGGTTCCCTCGACGCCCTTTGTGCTTTCGGTCGAGCTGGCACAGGCCGAGAGCAGGATCGCCGCGACCGCTGCCGTCGCAATCATTGAGGTGCGCAGGGATGCTGATTTCATGGCCTCAGCATATTCCCCGGCGCACCCGCGCAGCTACCCCCTGTTGAGCTAACGCTGTGGGGCTAACCCTGCGCTGCGGATCCCCAGGTCTTCGACTCGCCCGCGGGTGCGATTGCCTGTGGCACACCGAGGGGGTTGGCGTCACGAAGTGTTTCGGGTAGGAATGCCGCGGGCGCGTTCTGGTAGGCCACCGGGCGCAAGAATCGCTTGATGGCTGAAGACCCGACCGAAGTGCTCGTGTCGTTTGTGGTCGCGGGCCAGGGGCCACCATGCTGCTGCGCAGGGGTCACCGCAACTCCGGTTGACCAGCCGTTGAAGAGCACCCGGCCAACCTGCTGGCTGATCGCGTCAACGAGGGTCCGCAGCTCCGCCGCGTTTGCGGTTTCGCCGGTGCCCTCGATGGTGCTGAGGTGGAGGGTGCCCGTGAGATTGCCCTCGTAAAACTCGGGTATCAGGGCCGCAAGGTCCGTGCCAGCGGGGGTCTCGACCAGAATGGAGAGCGGGCCAAACGCCTCCTCGACGAGGGCTTCCTTGCTCGCGCGGAAGTCTTCGAGCGACACAGCGACGATAGTGGGCGTAGCCCAGCCGTGGCCGGCCTCGTCGAAGCGGATGCCGCCCTCGATGACCGGTCGCACGCCGGGAGCACTCACGATTGCCTGGCGGCGCTCCTCGAAGCTGCGTGCGATGCGAGGATCGAGCAGCCGGTGCTCCGGGAGTTCGCCCGCGGCGGCCTGAATTGCGGCGGGAAGCTCGGAGTCGGTCGGAATGAACGCGAAGCCCGGCTTGGTGCACAGCTGGCCCGCGGATCCTGAAACGCTCACCAGGTAGCCCGAGGCGATGTCGGCCGCGCGCTCGGCGATTGCGTCTGCGGTGATGAACACGGGGTTGACGGAGCCGAGTTCACCATAGAAGGGGATCGGTGCGGGGCGGGACGCCGCGATGTCTGCGAGGAGGCGACCGACGCCGATTGAACCGGTGAAGGCACCGGCTTTGACCCGGGGATCCTTGAGTACGGCGACTCCGGCTTCGCGGCCGTGAATGAGCTGGAACGTGCCAGCGGGCATTCCCGCGGCGGTGAGAGCGGCAGAAGCGACCTCGGCGGTGGCGTCACTCAGGTCTGGGTGGCCGGAGTGGGCCTTGACGATGAGGGGGCAGCCGGCTGCGAGGATCGCGGCGGAGTCGCCGCCCATAACCGAGAACGCGAACGGGAAGTTTGAGGCGGAGAAGTTGATGACGGGGCCGACTGGAATGTGAGTGCGGCGAATGTCGGGGCGAACACCAAGGGCGAACTCGGGATCGGCGTAGTCGATACGCGCATCGAGGTAGGAGCCGTCGACCAGTGTGTCTGCGAAG is a genomic window containing:
- a CDS encoding thiamine ABC transporter substrate-binding protein yields the protein MTHIHARARRAMFAPIVFVAAVSLALSGCSTDSQAGATEKDSKKVTLVVHDSFPNKEFAAAASKATGYDVKVISAGDGGELTNKLVLTKGAPIADAFFGVDNTFASRVVDNDVVEAYVPAGLPKSAADYAFDNKGSLTPVDVGATCINIDTGWFKDRGIAEPQNYEDLTAPKYRDLTVLLDPTASSTGASFLTGTVSEFGEDGFADYWQKLVDNGARIEQGWTEAYNGQFTKGGGDGTKPIVVSYSSSPAFTTNDDGTATTTKALLDTCSNQIEYAGVLAGATNQAGAKAVLDYLVSSEFQETIPDAMYMYPMDAEVKLPANWAEFAPMPTKGQLHDLPSAKIEQGREGWLRTLSDKIGL
- a CDS encoding ABC transporter permease codes for the protein MTRSASNHSLHVGRWLGWTLATLLPLGFILLFFVWPVVSLVATGLTNDGQLDLSGIPEVFGDARTWQVIGQTILQAVGSTVISLLLGLPAAYVLYRLDFPGRAFLRGFLTVPFVLPTVVVGTAFTALLGPGGPLEWLGLDRSFVAIIIALAFFNVTVVARTVGGFWARLDDSAAMAARVMGAGRVRAWLTVTFPALVPALASAAALVFLFSSTSFGIVLILGGREFANVETEIYRLTVQFLDLRSAAVLSLAQFVIVGLALTVSARLRSSGERAVELRAEAPQGQREKRPGIADLPALVMFGATVLILHALPILTLLGRSLRAADGSWSFGNYAALFSSADLPIEGTVLESIWLSLRISCVAAAIAMFLGVLIALVLSRRPGSDVLRRGMSLFDGLVMLPLGVSAVTLGFGLLLTMNKPLGIGFDLRTSVALIPIAQALVALPLVVRTLLPVLRSIDQRLRFAATSLGASPLAVLRTIDLPMVGRSAGLALGFAFAASLGEFGATSFLVRPGEQTLPVVIAQLIGHQAPGSYGAGLAGAVVLGALTAAVMLVADRLRADRIGSEFRGEF
- the purN gene encoding phosphoribosylglycinamide formyltransferase, whose protein sequence is MLKLAVLISGGGSNLQALLEAAADPDYPAQIVCVGSDTDAPGLEHARAAGIPTFIVRPKDSENREEWGQLLATAIQEHGVGTGPEPGLVVSAGLMRILPAGFVREFSPNLINTHPALLPLFPGAHAVRDALAAGATETGVTVHVIDEGVDTGPVLRQARVEVLPEESEAELHERIKQLERPLLVRTVRDIALGTLNLP
- the purH gene encoding bifunctional phosphoribosylaminoimidazolecarboxamide formyltransferase/IMP cyclohydrolase encodes the protein MAVQSHDPSLYTHRDQIPVRRALISVSDKTRLLELAGALAEAGVEMVSTGSTAATIRDAGHSVTDVAEVTGFAEALDGRVKTLHPAVHSGLLADLRLADHREQLDQLGFAPFELVVVNLYPFEETVESGKPAADIIENIDIGGPAMVRATAKNHANAAIVVDPGRYDEVIEAVQAGGTTLALRRSLATEAFMHTANYDGAVANWFLDQEDATWSDAPAAEADDEAEAELSIDMIFEAPSDASPSDSTIGYEMLGMREAVLRYGENSHQRAALFTELQGAGIAQATQLHGKEMSYNNYVDADAAVRAAYDHERPAVAIIKHANPCGIAVAPEGAADPIAAAHELAHACDPVSAFGGVIAANRTVTAQMAQTVSEIFTEVVVAPDFEPDALAILTQKKNVRLLVLPVDFEQNPIELRQVSGGFLVQDADRSFAPAAEWQLAAGEPADAETLAELEFAWRACRAVKSNGILLTNNGASVGVGMGQVNRVDSCRLAVERAGDRTRGAVAASDAFFPFADGLQVLLDAGVRAVVQPGGSVRDPEVIEAATAAGVTMYFTGERHFFH
- a CDS encoding META domain-containing protein, whose protein sequence is MKSASLRTSMIATAAVAAILLSACASSTESTKGVEGTWGDPKAKGSPSLEFTANGEYTGTDGCNTVGGSFTEAKDGTIDLGAMRSTRMFCEGVDTWLETAHEATISGDKLVIKNEEGAEIGTLLRFS
- a CDS encoding aldehyde dehydrogenase (NADP(+)), translated to MTAEALSPELETIVANATAAAPAFAATSPKTRAQALVAVADALENAKASLVEIAMRETGLTEARLNGEVTRTAVQLRLFADTLVDGSYLDARIDYADPEFALGVRPDIRRTHIPVGPVINFSASNFPFAFSVMGGDSAAILAAGCPLIVKAHSGHPDLSDATAEVASAALTAAGMPAGTFQLIHGREAGVAVLKDPRVKAGAFTGSIGVGRLLADIAASRPAPIPFYGELGSVNPVFITADAIAERAADIASGYLVSVSGSAGQLCTKPGFAFIPTDSELPAAIQAAAGELPEHRLLDPRIARSFEERRQAIVSAPGVRPVIEGGIRFDEAGHGWATPTIVAVSLEDFRASKEALVEEAFGPLSILVETPAGTDLAALIPEFYEGNLTGTLHLSTIEGTGETANAAELRTLVDAISQQVGRVLFNGWSTGVAVTPAQQHGGPWPATTNDTSTSVGSSAIKRFLRPVAYQNAPAAFLPETLRDANPLGVPQAIAPAGESKTWGSAAQG